The Strix aluco isolate bStrAlu1 chromosome 1, bStrAlu1.hap1, whole genome shotgun sequence genome has a window encoding:
- the CALB1 gene encoding calbindin — protein sequence MTAETHLQGVEISAAQFFEIWHHYDSDGNGYMDGKELQNFIQELQQARKKAGLDLTPEMKAFVDQYGKTTDGKIGIVELAQILPTEENFLLFFRCQQLKSSEDFMQTWRKYDSDHSGFIDSEELKSFLKDLLQKANKQIEDQKLTEYTEIMLRMFDANNDGKLELTELARLLPVQENFLIKFQGVKMCAKEFNKAFEMYDQDGNGYIDEHELDALLKDLCEKNKKELDINNLATYKKSIMALSDGGKLYRAELALILCAEEN from the exons ATGACGGCGGAGACCCACCTGCAGGGCGTGGAGATCTCGGCCGCCCAGTTCTTCGAGATCTGGCACCACTACGACTCCGACG GCAATGGGTACATGGACGGGAAGGAGCTACAGAACTTCatccaggagctgcagcaggcGCGGAAGAAGGCAGGCTTG GATTTAACACCTGAAATGAAAGCTTTTGTGGACCAATACGGGAAGACTACTGATGGAAAAATAGGAATAGTTGAG CTTGCTCAGATATTACCAACGGAAGAGAATTTCCTGTTGTTCTTCAGATGCCAGCAGCTGAAGTCAAGTGAAGACTTCATGCAG ACATGGAGAAAATATGACAGTGACCACAGTGGCTTCATTGATTCTGAGGAACTTAAG agctTCTTGAAAGATTTATTACAGAAAGCAAATAAGCAGATTGAAGATCAAAAGCTAACAGAATACACAGAAATAATG CTCAGGATGTTTGATGCAAACAATGACGGAAAGTTGGAGCTTACTGAATTGGCCAG ATTACTCCCTGTCCAGGaaaattttcttattaaatttcAG GGTGTCAAAATGTGTGCAAAAGAATTCAATAAAGCCTTTGAGATGTATGATCAA gATGGCAATGGCTATATAGATGAACATGAACTTGATGCACTACTGAAGGATCTctgtgaaaagaacaaaaag GAATTAGACATTAACAACCTTGCAACATACAAGAAAAGCATCATGGCCTTGTCTGATGGAGGAAAGCTTTACCGAGCAGAACTGGCTCTTATTCTCTGTGCTGAGGAAAACTAG